One Vibrio gallaecicus genomic region harbors:
- a CDS encoding cytidine deaminase: protein MDSIEKELYQAAVELVNMRYPSGWGGAAAIRTESGKILTSVAPDTQNDALSLCMEVGAYLEAHKLNERVTHSLCLCRENENDEFLILSPCGVCQERLVHWGGDVKAAITTSDNALVFKTIRELMPHHWSFVNGKAL, encoded by the coding sequence ATGGATAGTATCGAAAAAGAGCTTTATCAAGCGGCAGTAGAATTAGTAAACATGCGATACCCTTCGGGTTGGGGTGGTGCCGCAGCTATTAGAACAGAGTCAGGCAAAATATTAACAAGCGTTGCTCCTGATACCCAAAACGATGCTCTTTCCCTATGCATGGAAGTGGGAGCGTATTTAGAGGCTCACAAACTCAATGAGCGAGTGACTCACTCATTATGTCTGTGTCGTGAAAATGAGAACGATGAGTTTCTAATCTTGTCACCATGCGGGGTTTGCCAAGAGCGCCTTGTCCACTGGGGTGGGGATGTTAAAGCAGCAATTACGACTTCAGATAATGCATTGGTTTTCAAAACTATACGAGAATTAATGCCTCATCATTGGTCATTTGTAAACGGCAAAGCGCTATAA
- a CDS encoding GNAT family N-acetyltransferase, with product MELRAFEKEDYELLIDWIDSDKLNYLWGGPKFEFPLNFEQISRHCTQPEVLPFIFVVSGENAGYIELFKVAESHFRICRVFVSNGFRGQAISKQMLGQLIELAKEKYTTNVLSLAVFEQNTVARNCYESLGFSVTSYEVGTRSFEGEDWGLLHMEKWL from the coding sequence ATGGAACTGAGAGCATTCGAAAAGGAAGACTACGAGTTACTTATTGACTGGATTGACTCGGATAAATTGAACTACCTATGGGGTGGTCCAAAGTTCGAGTTTCCATTGAATTTCGAACAAATTAGCCGACATTGTACTCAGCCTGAAGTGCTTCCTTTTATCTTTGTCGTTTCAGGGGAAAACGCTGGTTATATTGAACTCTTCAAAGTAGCTGAGTCCCATTTCCGAATCTGTCGAGTATTTGTATCAAATGGCTTTCGTGGTCAGGCTATTTCTAAGCAAATGCTAGGTCAGTTAATCGAACTAGCAAAAGAAAAGTACACAACTAACGTATTGTCACTTGCCGTTTTTGAGCAAAATACAGTGGCTAGAAACTGCTATGAGTCATTGGGTTTTTCAGTAACCTCATATGAAGTTGGTACTAGGTCATTTGAAGGTGAAGATTGGGGTCTTCTGCACATGGAAAAATGGTTATAA
- a CDS encoding Ypar14, super integron cassette produces the protein MQWFRLGGRRCSLLNAALCISGVLMLVWDEIDVLTVLEVIPEQEVDGIWHKYTVEKGGIQLSITVYQYDGDVRFELINCHNQSTLFSMRLIGCEGVIRKLDSTGEYLEFAPVKSFGSRYDGISPIPYGVRVSVNPNINISLYG, from the coding sequence GTGCAATGGTTTAGGTTAGGTGGCAGGCGTTGCTCACTACTTAACGCGGCGTTATGTATATCGGGAGTTTTAATGTTAGTTTGGGATGAAATAGATGTATTGACAGTCTTAGAGGTTATTCCTGAGCAAGAGGTAGATGGAATCTGGCATAAATACACTGTAGAAAAAGGGGGTATACAGCTTTCTATTACGGTGTATCAATATGATGGCGACGTGCGATTTGAACTGATTAATTGCCACAATCAATCTACTTTATTTTCAATGAGACTAATCGGTTGTGAGGGCGTAATTAGGAAACTGGATTCTACGGGTGAGTACCTAGAGTTTGCTCCTGTGAAAAGTTTTGGCAGTAGGTACGATGGAATATCACCAATTCCTTATGGAGTAAGGGTATCCGTGAATCCAAATATTAATATCTCACTATACGGTTGA
- a CDS encoding GFA family protein: protein MYKGSCLCGSIQLSLNGGVTDIIHCHCSLCRKASGSAYATNGFIDAEDLKLIDNDKTLTFYESSEGKRKYFCQTCGSPIYSSNSQSPKRFRLRLGILDTDISERPISHNFVTSKANWDDLDAELPRSEKHEVGRK, encoded by the coding sequence ATGTACAAAGGAAGTTGTTTATGTGGCTCAATCCAGTTGTCATTAAATGGTGGAGTTACCGATATTATTCATTGCCATTGTTCTTTGTGCCGTAAGGCTAGCGGAAGTGCCTATGCCACCAATGGTTTCATTGACGCTGAAGACTTAAAGTTAATTGATAACGATAAGACTCTTACTTTTTATGAAAGCAGTGAGGGTAAGCGTAAGTACTTTTGTCAAACTTGCGGAAGTCCAATCTATAGTTCCAATTCTCAATCTCCGAAAAGGTTTCGCCTTCGTTTAGGTATTTTGGATACCGATATATCGGAACGACCTATTTCTCATAACTTTGTTACTTCAAAGGCAAATTGGGATGACTTAGATGCTGAATTACCTCGTAGTGAAAAGCACGAAGTTGGGCGAAAGTAG
- a CDS encoding LysE family translocator, with product MNIETWALFSIAYLVTTLSPGPNVILVLKNSVQYGWKSALITIFGNLCCQLVIIALVAFGIGELLVRLPAWFVVMKLFGGAYLIYLGVKSLCSVRSFTLPSGEYDKGAVPKSTTGLFVEAFVVSASNPKTMIFLSAFLPQFLDVAKPYVGQFSIMYITICAIVTIVHLLYSYGISYLSRCFSISNFERKLSKVTAGLFISMGSGVLLSSRA from the coding sequence ATGAATATAGAAACTTGGGCTTTGTTTTCAATTGCCTATCTTGTTACGACGTTGTCTCCAGGACCTAATGTAATACTGGTCCTTAAAAATAGCGTTCAGTATGGGTGGAAATCAGCTCTCATCACAATCTTTGGTAATCTGTGTTGTCAATTAGTCATAATTGCTTTGGTTGCTTTTGGTATCGGTGAGTTACTCGTTAGATTGCCAGCTTGGTTTGTTGTAATGAAACTTTTTGGTGGGGCGTACCTCATCTATCTTGGAGTTAAGAGTTTATGTTCGGTAAGGTCTTTTACTCTTCCGTCGGGGGAGTATGACAAAGGGGCAGTACCTAAATCTACTACAGGTCTATTTGTGGAAGCATTTGTAGTGTCAGCGAGTAACCCTAAAACTATGATTTTTCTTTCCGCTTTCTTACCTCAGTTTCTTGATGTGGCTAAACCTTATGTCGGTCAATTTTCTATTATGTACATAACAATTTGCGCGATAGTGACGATAGTTCATCTGCTCTATTCTTATGGTATATCTTATTTAAGTCGTTGTTTTTCTATATCTAATTTTGAAAGGAAATTGTCTAAAGTTACGGCTGGTTTGTTTATTTCGATGGGCAGTGGTGTATTGTTGAGTTCTAGGGCATAA
- a CDS encoding GNAT family N-acetyltransferase: MEVVEAEKSDLDSFFAYLENQLSENGNGEVPLFQPMSREQSEIPEATKDKFIQGFSHHFGVLGWRKLWVVKDTSGSIKGHIDLRHHGDDNRSHRVLLGMGVDVSCRKQGIGQRLIDAVINFCQEKAEIDWLDLCVLSENFPAKNLYLKAGFDVVGEFKDQYRIDGLSVSETAMTKYVKNYA; this comes from the coding sequence ATGGAAGTAGTAGAAGCGGAAAAATCGGATTTAGATTCATTCTTTGCGTATCTTGAAAATCAGCTGTCTGAAAATGGTAATGGAGAAGTTCCTCTTTTCCAGCCAATGTCCAGAGAGCAAAGTGAAATTCCAGAAGCAACAAAAGATAAGTTTATCCAAGGTTTTTCCCATCACTTTGGCGTTTTAGGTTGGAGAAAGCTCTGGGTTGTAAAAGACACCTCTGGAAGTATCAAAGGTCACATTGATCTTCGCCACCATGGTGATGATAACCGTTCTCATCGAGTTCTACTTGGTATGGGCGTAGATGTTTCCTGCCGGAAGCAAGGTATTGGTCAACGACTCATTGATGCGGTTATAAATTTCTGCCAAGAAAAAGCCGAAATTGACTGGCTTGATCTTTGTGTACTATCAGAGAATTTCCCAGCAAAGAACCTCTACTTAAAAGCAGGGTTCGATGTTGTTGGAGAGTTCAAAGATCAATATAGAATCGACGGTTTGTCAGTCTCGGAAACAGCAATGACAAAGTACGTCAAAAATTACGCATAA
- a CDS encoding MmcQ/YjbR family DNA-binding protein: MNYEEFNHFFGSFAGTSHVAQWGNSDVWKVGGKVFAIGGWSDGSQAAFTFKTSNLNFDFLRDCEGYKPAPYFASRGMKWIQQVETSGKLDDDLKYYLSESYRIVASGLIKRKQQELGIEHLAEPRS, translated from the coding sequence ATGAATTACGAAGAATTTAACCATTTTTTCGGCTCTTTTGCTGGAACGAGTCACGTCGCTCAATGGGGTAATTCCGATGTATGGAAGGTTGGTGGTAAAGTCTTTGCCATAGGTGGTTGGAGCGATGGTTCCCAAGCTGCATTCACGTTTAAAACCTCCAACTTAAACTTCGACTTTCTAAGAGATTGTGAAGGTTATAAACCGGCTCCATATTTTGCTAGTCGTGGAATGAAGTGGATACAGCAGGTTGAGACTTCAGGCAAATTAGACGATGACCTAAAGTACTATTTATCGGAATCATACCGAATTGTCGCGAGTGGTCTAATTAAGCGCAAACAGCAAGAATTGGGCATAGAGCACCTAGCTGAACCACGCTCATAA
- a CDS encoding histidine phosphatase family protein, producing MEIVFVRHGVPDYSLSDERKMTQLEKDYAPLNRDYIHELHEVVKDIQLEKAEVIISSPYTRALQTAEIINRKLGLDLFVEHDLREWRADLDGGYVELSERDRRWHDHRTSLKHNAEAGNVPYESWDALKSRAENVLSRYTNYSKVIVVSHFNVFESLAGYQDNGIGCGSYRSLTLEKLG from the coding sequence ATGGAAATTGTATTTGTAAGGCATGGTGTGCCTGACTATTCGTTATCTGACGAGCGAAAAATGACCCAACTAGAAAAAGATTATGCCCCTTTAAATAGAGACTACATTCATGAATTGCACGAGGTTGTTAAAGACATTCAACTGGAAAAAGCAGAAGTAATCATATCTTCCCCGTATACAAGAGCGCTCCAAACTGCTGAAATTATTAATCGTAAACTAGGTTTAGATCTCTTTGTTGAACATGATTTACGAGAGTGGCGGGCAGACTTAGATGGTGGTTACGTAGAACTTTCAGAAAGAGATCGCCGTTGGCATGATCATCGTACTTCACTGAAACATAATGCGGAGGCTGGTAATGTTCCGTATGAGTCCTGGGATGCACTTAAAAGCCGTGCAGAAAATGTGTTGTCTAGATACACGAATTACTCAAAGGTAATCGTGGTATCTCATTTCAATGTGTTCGAAAGTTTGGCTGGTTATCAAGATAACGGCATTGGGTGTGGAAGCTATCGTTCTCTAACGTTGGAAAAATTGGGCTAA
- a CDS encoding immunity protein Imm33 domain-containing protein, with amino-acid sequence MDNQFKDLAKEHPEADSKLGIALSTLSQIPINGMRVAPENGTNGWYIWCGEELSSNADFFDPLHVEHIAKYLPQVQAYLGLPPGYRFLIDNNGYEDIWYDSSLLEGNA; translated from the coding sequence TTGGATAATCAGTTTAAAGATTTAGCAAAGGAACATCCGGAAGCCGATAGCAAACTAGGAATTGCACTTTCTACCTTAAGTCAGATTCCTATTAATGGTATGAGAGTCGCTCCCGAAAATGGTACTAATGGTTGGTATATCTGGTGCGGTGAAGAGTTATCTTCAAACGCAGACTTCTTTGACCCGCTACATGTTGAGCATATAGCTAAATACCTACCTCAAGTGCAAGCTTATCTTGGTTTGCCTCCTGGCTACCGCTTCCTAATAGATAACAATGGCTACGAAGATATCTGGTATGACAGCAGCTTGTTGGAAGGAAACGCATAA
- a CDS encoding VOC family protein, which produces MENLNTVEIKSFVPAKDFECSKRFYQIIGFDMASEFEGIAYFKSGSCSFLLQDFYEPVHSNNFMMHLLVEDAQSWYEHILKLNLDKEFGVKVTALVEQPWGMFEFCITDPSGVLWRIAENK; this is translated from the coding sequence ATGGAAAACCTGAACACTGTAGAAATAAAGTCTTTTGTTCCCGCTAAAGACTTTGAATGCTCTAAGCGCTTTTATCAGATTATTGGCTTTGATATGGCATCTGAGTTTGAAGGTATCGCATATTTTAAATCTGGTTCTTGCTCTTTCTTGCTCCAAGATTTCTATGAACCGGTTCACAGCAACAATTTCATGATGCACCTTTTAGTCGAAGATGCCCAAAGTTGGTATGAACATATCCTAAAGCTGAATTTAGACAAAGAGTTTGGTGTAAAGGTCACGGCACTTGTTGAGCAGCCGTGGGGAATGTTTGAGTTTTGTATAACAGACCCTAGCGGTGTGTTATGGCGCATTGCCGAGAATAAGTAA
- a CDS encoding nucleotidyltransferase family protein gives MNKIVELIKQDSTRVKALNCVAQLGLPQCFIAAGFVRNLVWDSLHNFEKPTRLNDVDVIYFVPDELHSESYLLYQAQLNSWMPELNWQVRNQAVMHERNGDAPYTSSLDAMSYWPEKETAIAIRKVGPNQYECISSFGFESLFNYCVTHNSKRSLETFEQRVSQKGWLVRWPSLRIAP, from the coding sequence ATGAACAAAATCGTAGAATTAATCAAGCAAGACTCAACTAGGGTAAAGGCCTTAAATTGTGTTGCACAACTGGGTTTGCCCCAGTGCTTTATAGCCGCAGGCTTTGTTCGTAATCTGGTTTGGGATTCATTACACAACTTCGAAAAGCCGACACGACTGAACGATGTGGATGTTATCTATTTTGTTCCTGATGAATTACATTCTGAATCTTACTTGTTATATCAAGCACAACTTAATAGTTGGATGCCTGAACTTAATTGGCAAGTACGTAATCAAGCCGTGATGCATGAGCGTAATGGTGATGCTCCATATACGAGTTCATTGGATGCAATGAGTTACTGGCCAGAAAAAGAAACAGCGATTGCCATCCGAAAAGTAGGTCCAAACCAATATGAATGTATTTCGTCATTTGGGTTTGAATCTTTGTTTAATTACTGCGTCACACATAATTCCAAAAGGTCACTAGAAACATTTGAACAACGGGTAAGTCAAAAAGGTTGGCTGGTCAGGTGGCCATCATTGAGAATTGCGCCATAA
- a CDS encoding TM2 domain-containing protein, whose product MNVFCRNCGQSIPETANVCGTCNHKQEFMSSRDTTCRNSDGVVAFFVCLLFGWLGIHRFVYGKIGTGILMFLTGGGFGIWWIVDTIRIGVCNNFTDSKGRALSLIHSN is encoded by the coding sequence ATGAATGTTTTTTGTCGAAATTGTGGTCAGTCAATACCAGAGACTGCCAATGTATGTGGCACTTGTAATCATAAACAAGAGTTCATGTCTTCCAGAGATACGACATGTCGAAATTCAGATGGTGTGGTAGCCTTTTTTGTCTGTTTACTCTTCGGTTGGTTAGGTATTCATAGGTTTGTGTATGGAAAAATTGGCACTGGTATATTGATGTTTTTGACCGGAGGTGGCTTTGGCATTTGGTGGATTGTAGACACCATTCGGATTGGAGTTTGCAACAATTTTACTGACTCTAAAGGAAGGGCGTTGAGTCTTATTCATAGCAACTAG
- a CDS encoding GNAT family N-acetyltransferase encodes MALIREMDISDYSQVIELWSETEAMLLRDSDSRENIGKYLERNPNLSFVAVDGDTIVGAILVGTDGRRGYVQHLAVNANCRGKGIGAKLISSAVDALSKIGIAKTHLFVANENLNAQYCYEKLGWFPRDEVRMFSFNSSCSGNV; translated from the coding sequence ATGGCATTGATTAGAGAAATGGATATCTCGGATTACTCTCAAGTTATTGAGCTTTGGTCTGAAACAGAAGCTATGTTGCTGCGTGATTCAGACTCTAGAGAAAACATAGGTAAATACTTAGAACGTAACCCCAATCTCAGCTTTGTCGCTGTAGATGGTGACACTATTGTTGGTGCAATTTTAGTTGGTACAGATGGTCGTCGAGGCTACGTACAACATTTGGCTGTAAACGCGAATTGTCGAGGCAAAGGCATTGGTGCCAAACTCATATCCTCAGCGGTCGATGCATTATCGAAAATTGGTATAGCTAAAACTCACTTATTTGTTGCCAATGAAAACCTGAATGCTCAATATTGCTATGAAAAACTAGGTTGGTTTCCACGTGATGAAGTACGTATGTTTTCTTTTAACTCGTCTTGCAGTGGTAATGTTTAG
- a CDS encoding MFS transporter has translation MFQKFSSAISIYRGLPANIYYLAVARMILGMGNFIIPFLVLLLTDKLGYSATVAGSLAMGVTGTYLLGSFIGGKLSDVLGHKRVMVFGEFSGALLLIWCGFFPDNTFLVPAFLFGAYFFIGLALPASNALVADLSNKNNRDAVMSLSYLAYNFGSALGPIMAGYLFWSHTEWIFFGNGFAALLGVVIVAMFIKAQPEIDHTTDNELEMPVSGSVWAVLWSRPRLLFFTFLCGLLWYSLNQMTMASPLYLSHIFGEKGPIVFGQLMTYACVIVVLITPVLMKITSGKAETISLAYAGFMFAFGYALVMFFPSIPIHFIAWLFLSAGEVLLLTKEGIYLANNSPSSHRGRIQGVLVTLRSVLVMPSFIVVGYLIDSYGYSFTWSSIIAISIAASIGLYLMTIRNKHGSTAAIEKYS, from the coding sequence ATGTTCCAGAAATTTTCATCCGCAATTTCGATTTATCGAGGTTTGCCAGCGAATATTTATTATCTAGCTGTAGCTAGAATGATCTTAGGTATGGGTAATTTTATTATTCCATTTCTCGTTTTACTATTAACAGATAAGTTAGGTTACTCAGCAACAGTCGCGGGCTCTTTAGCTATGGGGGTTACTGGAACTTATCTATTAGGTAGCTTTATTGGTGGTAAATTATCTGATGTTTTAGGGCATAAGCGAGTCATGGTATTTGGAGAATTTTCCGGTGCTTTATTGCTTATTTGGTGTGGCTTCTTTCCTGATAATACTTTTTTAGTACCAGCGTTTTTATTTGGTGCATATTTCTTTATTGGTTTGGCATTACCGGCAAGTAACGCTTTAGTCGCAGATTTATCTAATAAGAATAATCGCGACGCAGTCATGTCGCTGAGCTATCTTGCCTATAATTTTGGATCAGCTCTAGGTCCAATTATGGCTGGGTATTTGTTTTGGAGCCACACAGAATGGATATTCTTTGGTAATGGCTTTGCTGCATTACTTGGTGTTGTGATTGTGGCTATGTTTATTAAGGCACAGCCAGAAATTGACCACACAACTGATAATGAGTTAGAAATGCCCGTTTCTGGTTCTGTCTGGGCAGTATTGTGGTCAAGACCTAGACTCTTATTCTTTACATTCCTTTGTGGGTTGTTGTGGTATTCATTAAACCAAATGACAATGGCAAGTCCATTATATTTAAGCCATATATTTGGTGAAAAAGGTCCAATTGTATTTGGTCAACTGATGACTTATGCGTGTGTAATTGTTGTGCTTATTACGCCAGTTTTAATGAAAATTACGTCAGGTAAAGCTGAAACAATTAGTTTGGCATATGCCGGGTTTATGTTTGCTTTTGGCTACGCACTAGTCATGTTTTTTCCTAGTATTCCCATACACTTTATAGCTTGGCTATTTCTATCAGCAGGTGAGGTTCTCTTATTGACGAAAGAAGGCATATATTTAGCTAATAACTCACCTTCTAGTCACCGAGGGCGTATTCAGGGAGTTCTAGTTACACTACGAAGCGTTTTAGTTATGCCAAGTTTTATCGTGGTCGGTTATCTTATTGACAGCTATGGCTACAGTTTTACTTGGTCTAGTATCATTGCAATTTCAATTGCCGCTTCTATTGGACTCTACCTAATGACAATTCGAAATAAGCATGGTTCTACAGCCGCCATTGAAAAATATTCATAA
- a CDS encoding retron St85 family RNA-directed DNA polymerase: MNLLQRLSIELGVSESHILSITASGPLKYKVYSIPKRTHGRRIIAHPSKDLKKLQKSFIKLHNFPIHTNAMAYKEGVSIKDNASFHKSNKYLLKMDFENFFNSITPVLFWNVWNQHFPKSSYFDKKIIENILFWAPNIHERERLILSVGAPSSPMISNFCLFQFDSILTHYCIERSIFFTRYADDLTFSTDTPDLLKTLPGVISNLLRQLYEGQIEINNQKTVFSSQAHNKHVTGITITPEGKLSIGRSRKRYIKHLVHQYILNKLKSSDFNHLRGLLTFSMHIEPQFITSLENKYSTNIIENIVRGINEQN, encoded by the coding sequence ATGAATTTGTTACAGAGGCTATCCATAGAACTAGGAGTTTCTGAGTCTCACATTTTAAGCATCACTGCATCAGGTCCATTAAAATATAAAGTCTATTCAATACCCAAAAGGACACATGGTAGACGAATCATTGCTCATCCATCTAAAGATTTAAAAAAACTCCAAAAGTCGTTTATCAAACTCCACAACTTCCCAATCCATACTAATGCTATGGCTTACAAGGAAGGGGTGAGTATCAAGGATAATGCTAGCTTTCATAAATCTAATAAATATCTATTAAAAATGGATTTTGAAAACTTTTTCAATTCAATTACTCCTGTTCTTTTCTGGAATGTTTGGAACCAACATTTCCCTAAATCTTCATACTTTGACAAGAAGATAATTGAAAATATACTTTTTTGGGCCCCCAACATACATGAAAGAGAACGATTGATTTTAAGCGTTGGTGCACCAAGTTCACCTATGATTTCTAATTTTTGTCTTTTTCAGTTTGATAGCATCCTGACCCACTACTGTATTGAACGTAGTATCTTCTTTACCAGATATGCCGATGACCTGACTTTTTCAACTGATACTCCTGACCTACTCAAAACCTTACCAGGTGTCATTTCAAACCTATTAAGGCAACTTTACGAAGGGCAGATAGAAATCAATAACCAAAAAACTGTTTTCTCCTCACAAGCACACAACAAGCATGTAACTGGTATTACAATTACACCCGAAGGGAAGCTGTCAATTGGACGTTCACGGAAAAGATATATTAAACATTTAGTTCACCAATATATATTAAACAAATTAAAAAGCTCAGATTTCAACCACTTAAGAGGTTTATTGACCTTTTCAATGCATATAGAACCCCAATTTATCACATCATTGGAAAATAAATATTCGACAAATATTATAGAAAATATCGTAAGAGGGATAAATGAGCAAAATTAA
- the ptuA gene encoding retron Ec78 anti-phage system effector ATPase PtuA, whose amino-acid sequence MSKINRSIRHLENNANNGNISSSFQLFQDFESGEGVNVDPHKAVKYFKQCATALSFSEEKIECPRNRITLKDIELFYFRKFTHLPIRFEEDITVFIGGNGSGKTTILEAIARTFSWINARIVFQGRNGRTLDDYDVTIGELTNSEVNTTFGLGEHTTYKGALVRPAKGLESAKSSKLEEYRNLSNLFRVVNSRMRTLTKKEIDIPLLAYYSVDRSYIKSNLTFDLEKVSSGEQESRFDVIDKSVLDGTGNVNDFLKWFIYSDNLSDDKEIASLTKIRAEISALESIVTDDSSPLHAILETKRNDENELSKKLSQSNKKNISSSIQYVKDAITSAVPSVSDLFVDRSSGRAEVRIVNEGVNINISQASKGQQVYIALIADIARRLMSLNPTLTNKLNGQGIILIDEVELHLHPEWQKNILYKLTSTFPNIQFIVTTHSPIVLSGVKSQNIRTLGTNIEGIDVAVSPLAQSYARSPSDVLETIMHVDVSTSFPETSKLEKYRKIVEQGNYQSNDSKQLRKELIEALGSSHEELVRLDMVVRRRELLG is encoded by the coding sequence ATGAGCAAAATTAATCGAAGCATTAGACATCTAGAAAATAATGCGAATAATGGAAACATTTCATCGTCATTCCAGTTATTTCAAGACTTTGAAAGTGGCGAAGGTGTAAACGTAGATCCACATAAGGCGGTTAAGTATTTTAAGCAATGCGCTACCGCTCTTTCATTTTCTGAAGAAAAAATTGAATGTCCTAGAAATCGAATCACGTTAAAAGATATTGAATTATTCTATTTTAGGAAATTTACTCATTTACCAATACGATTTGAAGAAGATATCACTGTATTCATAGGTGGAAATGGTTCTGGAAAAACTACAATTTTAGAAGCGATAGCTCGCACATTTTCGTGGATTAATGCTCGAATTGTTTTTCAAGGAAGGAACGGTCGCACTCTAGATGACTATGATGTAACTATTGGTGAACTAACCAATTCAGAAGTAAACACTACTTTTGGTTTGGGTGAGCACACTACATATAAAGGGGCTTTAGTTCGTCCAGCCAAAGGACTCGAGTCTGCTAAATCAAGTAAACTGGAAGAATATCGGAATCTTTCAAATCTCTTTAGAGTTGTCAACAGTCGAATGAGAACGTTGACGAAGAAAGAAATCGACATCCCGCTACTTGCATATTATTCAGTAGATCGCTCATACATAAAGTCAAACCTTACATTTGATCTAGAGAAAGTATCAAGCGGAGAACAAGAATCTAGATTCGATGTTATCGATAAATCTGTTTTAGATGGTACCGGTAATGTTAACGACTTCCTTAAATGGTTTATATATTCAGACAACTTATCAGATGATAAAGAAATAGCATCTTTAACAAAAATTCGAGCAGAAATATCTGCCTTAGAGAGTATTGTTACGGATGATTCATCGCCTCTACATGCTATTTTAGAAACTAAACGAAATGATGAGAATGAATTAAGTAAGAAACTATCACAATCTAACAAAAAAAACATATCTTCAAGTATTCAATATGTTAAAGATGCCATAACATCAGCCGTTCCTAGTGTTTCGGACCTTTTTGTTGATCGTTCATCTGGCAGAGCAGAAGTCCGAATAGTGAATGAAGGCGTCAACATCAACATATCTCAAGCGTCGAAAGGGCAACAAGTATACATAGCCTTAATCGCTGACATTGCTAGAAGACTAATGAGCTTAAATCCAACATTAACAAATAAGTTGAATGGACAAGGCATTATATTAATTGATGAAGTAGAACTACATTTACATCCCGAATGGCAAAAAAATATTCTATACAAACTCACATCGACCTTTCCTAATATTCAATTTATCGTTACAACACATAGCCCTATAGTTTTATCCGGTGTTAAAAGTCAGAATATTCGAACTTTAGGGACTAACATCGAAGGCATTGACGTAGCAGTGTCTCCATTAGCTCAGAGCTATGCTCGTTCTCCTTCTGATGTCCTTGAAACTATAATGCATGTCGATGTTTCAACTAGCTTTCCCGAGACATCAAAACTAGAAAAATATAGAAAAATTGTTGAACAGGGTAATTATCAATCTAATGATTCGAAGCAACTTCGAAAGGAATTAATTGAAGCTCTTGGTAGTTCGCACGAGGAACTAGTTCGATTAGATATGGTTGTAAGGAGAAGGGAGTTGCTAGGGTGA